One segment of Anatilimnocola aggregata DNA contains the following:
- a CDS encoding BON domain-containing protein produces the protein MSTLSMELAPQVGLTDEVLAQKIRSHLSSRSNTVYRQLSVAVNDRVATLRGKAGSYYQRQLWLHEVKSFGELDGIVDQIEVA, from the coding sequence ATGTCAACATTGTCGATGGAACTGGCTCCCCAAGTGGGTCTCACGGATGAAGTCCTGGCACAGAAGATTCGCTCGCACTTAAGTTCCCGCAGCAATACGGTTTATCGCCAATTGTCGGTTGCCGTTAACGATCGGGTCGCAACTTTGCGAGGGAAAGCTGGCTCGTACTATCAGCGGCAGCTGTGGCTGCATGAAGTGAAATCCTTTGGCGAGTTGGATGGCATCGTCGACCAAATCGAAGTCGCCTAA